The window ACATCTGAGGGCACAGGATGGTGTAATCTTTTTTCATCTCTTTGGTAAACATAATCCTGTGATAAGCGCTGGAAACTACCTTCTGCTCGTAATGGCGTTTGTCACGCACCCGCAGTGCCGCAATTAAGGAGCGGATCCGGATCCTGGCGGCTCCCAGGTTATTGACTTCATCGATCTTTAAAACCGTATAGATCTTGCCGGAGCCGGTTAGGATATCATTAACCTGGTCCGTGGTAACCGCATCCAGACCGCAGCCAAAGGAATTCAGCTGGATCAAGTCCAGACGGCTCTCCTTTTTTACGAGAGCAGCAGCCCGGTAAAGCCTTGTGTGGTACATCCACTGGTCAGTAACCACCAGAGGGCGTTCGATTTCAGCCAGATGGGAAACGGAATCCTCTGTGAGTACTGCAAATCCATAGGAGGTAATAAGCTCCGGAATGCCGTGGTTGATTTCCGGATCCACGTGGTAGGGGCGGCCTGCCAGCACGATTCCATGGCGGTCGTTGTCCTCCAGCCATTTTAAAGTTTCCTCGCCCTTTTTCTCCATATCGGCCCTGGAAGCCATAAGCTCTGCCCAGCCCTTTGAAACGGCAGCAGCAACCTCAGATGCAGGGATCTGAAATTCCTTTGCAAATATTTCTGTCAGGCGTCCGGTGAGCACTTCTTCGTTGGTAAAAGCCATGAACGGATTTAAAAAGCGGATATTTTCCGTCTTAATACCTTCCACGTTGTTCTTGATGTTCTCTGCGTAAGAGGTGACAATGGGGCAGTTAAAATGGTTTCCTGCCTCAGGAGTCTCATTCCGTTCATAGGGAATACAGGGATAAAATATGGTTTTAATTCCCTGCTTCATCAGCCATTCAATGTGGCCGTGGGCAATCTTTGCCGGATAGCATTCTGATTCGCTTGGTATGGATTCAATGCCCAGCTCATAGATCTTTCTGGTAGACTGAGGTGAGAGCACGGTCCGGAATTTCAGTTCCTTAAAGAAAACGGCCCAGAAGGGGTAGTTTTCATACATGTTTAAGACTCTGGGAATGCCGATGGTTCCCCGCTCCGCAAGATCAGGGCTTAAGGGCTCGTAATCAAACATGCGGCGGTTTTTATAATCAAAGAGGTTTGGTATTTCCCTCTTTGCCTTTTCCTTGCCAAGGCCTCGTTCACAGCGGTTACCTGTAATGAATTGACGGCCTCCGTCAAAACGGTTAACAGTGAGCACACAGTTGTTGGTGCAGCCCTTGCAGCGGGCCATGGAGGTTTCATAGTGAAGTCCTAAAATCTTATCGAGGCTCAGCATGGAGGTTGTTTTGGATTCCTCGTAGCGTTCCCTTGCGATAAGAGCAGCGCCGAAAGCGCCCATAATGCCTGCAATGTCCGGGCGGATGGCTTCGCAGCCTGAGATCTTTTCAAAGCTTCTTAAGACGGCATTGTTATAGAAAGTACCGCCCTGGACTACCACATGCCGGCCAAGATCAGAAGCATTTGTGATTTTAATTACTTTAAACAGGGCATTTTTAATAACTGAATAAGCAAGCCCTGCGGAAATATCGGATACCTGGGCCCCTTCCTTCTGGGCCTGCTTCACGTTGGAATTCATGAACACTGTGCATCTGGTTCCTAAGTCGGTGGGGTTTTTGGCAAATAAAGCTTCCTGTGCAAAATCCTCTACCTGGTAGTTTAAGGAGTTGGCAAAGGTCTCAATAAAGGAGCCGCAGCCTGAGGAACAGGCCTCATTCAGCTGAACGCTGTCTACGGTGCCGTTTTTAATGCGGATGCATTTCATGTCCTGGCCGCCGATATCCAGGATGCAATCTACCTCTGGTTCAAAAAAGGCTGCAGCATAATAGTGGGAGATGGTCTCCACCTCCCCCTCGTCAAGGAGGAAGGCTGATTTTAAGAGAGCTTCTCCGTAGCCGGTGGAACAGGACCATACGATCTGGCTGTCCTTTGGCATCTGCTCTTTAATTTCGCCTATTGCCCGGATTGCCGTTGCAAGTGGGCTTCCGTTGTTGCTGCTGTAAAATTTATATAACAGGGTGCCGTCTTCCCCTACAAGGGCCGCCTTTGTGGTGGTGGAGCCGGCATCGATTCCTAAAAAGCATTTTCCATGGTAGGAAGAGAGATCGCTTGTTTTTACGCAGTGGCTGTTGTGACGGTTAATGAATTCGTCAAAATCCGCCTGATCCGCAAATAAGGGGTCCATGCGCTTTACTTCAAATTCCATCCGAATGCCGGAGGATAAGCGGTTGATTAAATCCTCCAGGGATACATTCCCTCCCTGGGCCTCCGCTGCATTCATGGCTGCGCCGGTGGCAGCAAATAAGTGGGAATGCTCCGGAGCGATGATCTCATCTCCGGATAAATGGAGGGTGCGGACAAAGGCCTTCTGAAGTTCAGGAAGAAAATGAAGGGGGCCTCCCAGGAAGGCCACATGGCCTCTGATGGGCTTTCCGCATGCCAGGCCGCTGATGGTCTGATTTACCACTGCCTGAAAAATGGATGCCGCAAGATCTTCCCTGGTGGCCCCTTCATTAATAAGTGGCTGTATGTCTGTCTTTGCAAATACTCCGCAGCGGGCTGCAATGGGATAGATGGCCTTGTAATTGGCCGCATATTCATTTAAGCCGGAGGCGTCGGTCTGCAGAAGCGCCGCCATCTGATCGATAAAGGATCCGGTGCCGCCGGCGCAGATTCCGTTCATTCGCTGGTCAATGCCGCCGGTGAAGTAAATAATTTTTGCATCTTCTCCCCCAAGTTCGATTGCCACGTCGGTCTGCGGGGCATAATCCTTAAGAGAGGTAGCAACAGATACCACCTCCTGGACAAAGGGAACCTTTAAATGCCTGGACAGCGTTAAGCCGCCGGACCCTGTAATGGCAGGACATAAGTCCAGGGGACCAAGCTTATCATAAGCCTTTTTTAAAAGGCCTGCCAGCGTTTCCTGTATGTTTGCATAATGCCGCTCATAATCAGCGAACAAGATTTCATGTTTTTCATTTAATATTGCTATCTTAACGGTAGTGGAACCAATATCGATTCCTAATGTTTGGTATGTAGTCATATGCGCGGGGGTAACCCCTGCCTCCTTTTGTGTAGAAGTAAGTTTCTGGCTCACCGAACATCAGTTTAACATAAAATAAGAAATAATACAATTGCAATAACGTGCTAAAAATATGTTAAAACTAGTAAAATTTGTTTAAGTTAACGAAAAGGGGTTTCATTTCGTTTGACAAAAATGGCCTGGGAAATTATAATGTATAAGTCAAAGTCTGCCAACGTTTCCAATAAGATTTTTCAGTGAAAGAGAGAAAAGCTATGATTCAGATTTATAAAACAGAAGACGGCCTGATTCAGCAAAAGGATGAGCTTTCTCCGGGTTCCTGGATTGCCCTTACAGACCCTACTGCCACGGAGATCCTGGAAATCGCCAACACCTGTAAAATCGATCCTGATGACTTAAGAGCGCCCCTTGATGAGGAAGAGCGTTCCCGTATCCAGACAGAGGACCATTACACGCTCATCCTGGTTGACGTTCCTTCCATAGAGGAGCGTGGCGGCAAGGACTGGTATGTAACCATACCAATGGGGATCATAACCACGGAAGAAGCCATTGTTACGGTCTGTCTGGAAGACACTACTGTTCTCAATGCATTTATGGACGGCAGGGTGAGGGATTTTCATACGTATATGAAAACCAGGTTTATTCTGCAGATCCTGTATAAGAATGCATCCTTGTACCTGCAATATCTAAGAATCATTGATAAGAAAAGCGGAGTGGTCGAAGAGAAGCTTCACAAATCCACCAAGAACCGGGAGCTTATTGAGCTTTTGGAGCTGGAAAAGAGCCTTGTGTACTTTACCACATCCCTGCGTTCCAATGAGATGGTGCTTGAAAAGCTCATGAGAAATGAAAAAATCAAAAAGTATCCGGAGGATACGGAGCTTTTGGAAGACGTCATCATTGAGAACAAGCAGGCCATTGAGATGGCAAATATCTACAGCGGAATTTTAAGCGGAACAATGGACGCTTTTGCTTCCGTTATATCAAACAACTTAAATATTGTAATGAAGTTTCTGGCAACCATTACCATTGTCATGTCCATACCAACCATGGTGGCAAGCTTTTATGGAATGAACGTCAATTCCAGGGGAATCCCCTTTGCGAACAGTCCTTACGGCTTTGCCATTGTTTTAGGCCTGACCCTGGCCCTGACGCTGATCGTTGCGTGGATTTTTTCCAAAAAGGATCTGTTCTAGTTGCATGTAAAAACAGGAAACAGGAAACACCCTTAGGGTGTTCCTTTGTGCCCGGAGAGCATGGGCAGAAGATAGGAAAAGGATGAAAGAATGAAGTTTTTTTATAATCTTGAACGCAGATTCAGAAAGTATGCAATTCCGAATCTGATGTACTATATCATTGGCATGTACGGTGTGGGATTGTTGATGGAGATGCTCGCACCGGGATTTTACTGGAATTACTTATCACTTGACGCAGGAAAGATACTGGGCGGTCAGGTGTGGAGGATTGCTACTTTCATGATTTACCCGCCGGGAGGCGGCATTTTCATGAGCCTGATCAGCATGTATTTATACTACATGCTGGGAGTGAACTTAGAGAGGATCTGGGGAGCATTCCGTTTTAACGTTTACTTCTTCATGGGAGTCATCGGTCATGTGGCGGCGGCGCTGATCGTGTATATTTTCATGGGAAAGACGGTGTACTTAACAACGGAATTTCTTAATTATTCCCTGTTTTTTGCTTTTGCCGCCACGTTTCCGGATCTGGAATTCCTTTTGTTTTTCGTGATTCCCATAAAAGCCAAATGGCTGGCCATCTTTAACGGAATTTACTTCCTGTATGGCTTTATTACCGGCAACATTGCCACCAGAGTCACTATATTTATGTCGTTATTGAACTTTATCCTCTTTTTCCTTTTGACCCGGAATTTAAGCAGGTTCAATCCAAAGGAGATCAAAAGAAAGCAGAATTTTCATAAGCAGATGAAGATAAAGCCCCAGGGCTGGACGCACCATCGGTGCGCCGTGTGCGGGCGGACCGAAAAGGACTCCCCGAACCTGGAATTCCGTTATTGTTCAAAATGTGAAGGCAGTTATGAATACTGTTCCGAGCATTTATATACACATAAACATGTAACACAGTCCAACCCCACAACCGGTGATACGACCAACTAGCACGGAGGATAATGATGAAGAGAACCAAGATTATATGCACTATGGGACCCAATACCAATGATCGCGCACTGATGAAGGCACTTGCCGAGCATGGCATGGATGTTGCCAGATTCAACTTCTCACACGGCGATTATGAAGAGCAGAAGATGCGCCTGGATGCACTGAAGAGCATCCGCGAGGAACTGGACATTCCGATTGCTGCACTTCTTGATACAAAAGGGCCTGAGATCCGTACCGGACTTTTAAAGGATGGCAGAAAGGTAAATTTAAAAGAGGGAGATACCTATGTCCTGACAACAGAAGAAATCATTGGTGATGAAACAAAAGGACATATCAATTATGACGGCCTGAATGAAGACGTGTCCTCCGGAAACCGTATCCTCATTGACGATGGCCTGATCGAACTGGAAGTCCTTAAGGTAAAGGGAAAGGAAATTATCTGTAAGATCATCAACGGAGGCGAGCTGGGAGAGAGAAAGGGCGTCAATGTGCCCAATGTAAAGGTAAAGCTTCCTGCACTTACGGATAAGGATAAAATGGATATAAAGTTCGGCATTGAGCAGGGCTTTGATTTCATTGCAGCTTCCTTTGTCCGCACGGCAGACGCTATTTATGAAATAAAGAAAATCCTGGAGGATCATGGTTCCAATATTTCCGTTATCGCCAAGATCGAAAATGCAGAAGGCATTGAAAACCTTGATGATATCATCGAAGCCAGCGACGGAATCATGGTTGCCCGCGGCGATATGGGAGTTGAGATCCCGGCACAGGAGGTTCCGTTTATCCAGAAACGGATCATACAGAAGTGCAACGAAGCCTGCAAGCCTGTTATTACAGCCACCCAGATGCTGGATTCCATGATCCGCAATCCCCGCCCAACCAGAGCCGAGGTGACGGACGTGGCAAATGCTGTTTATGACGGGACGGATGCAGTGATGCTTTCCGGTGAGACCGCCATGGGCAAATATCCGATTGAGGCTCTTTCCATGATGGCTTCCATTGTGGAGGAAACAGAAAAGCATCTGGATTACAATGCATACAGAGAGCGTAAGGTTTCTGCCGTCAATATCCACAATGTATCCAATGCAGTATGTTATTCTTCCGTTTCCACAGCCCATGACCTGGGAGCGAATGTGATCGTGGCACCAAGTATCACCGGATTTACTGCAAGGCTGCTGTCCAAATGGAGACCGGAAAGCCAGATCATCGGTTTATCCCCAAGCTCTTCCGCCCTTCGCCAGATGCAGCTATACTGGGGCGTAAAGCCATTTCATGCAAAACGCGCGGAATCCACTGACGTTTTAATTTATTCCTCCCTGGAGCTGTTAAAAGCAAAGGGGATCGTTAAAGAAAATGATACGGTAGTTGTCACTGCAGGCGTGGTGAGTCCGGTGAGAAAGAACGAACCGGCAGCTCATACAAATATCATGCGGGTCGTTACCGTAGATTAACAGATCTGCCCTGCTATGAATATTTATACAAAAAAAGTGTAGACAAAGGAGTCTATCCCCGGTACAATGAAGCTTACCAGCAGATGTGCCGGAGACAGATTCTTTTTGGTTTACAGGAAATTATGTTCTGAGGATCAAACAATGTTCCGCCAGGATGTGCACGATATGCCAATGCAGTGAGGCTGTTTCAGCAGCCTTGCTCCGGCGTAAGGGTCTGAGCTGCAGACTCATGATTCTATATAGTAAGCTACGAGAGGAGAGAAAGCTATGGAGAAGAGACCATTTGTTACGAAAGAGAAGTTAGAGGAAATTGTGAAAGAATATCCTACGCCTTTTCATTTATACGATGAAAAAGGGATCAGGGAGAATGCCCAGAAGCTAAAGGACGCGTTTTCCTGGAATAAAGGGTACCGGGAGTATTTTGCAGTAAAGGCCACACCAAATCCGTTTATCTTAAATATTTTAAAGGATTATGGGTGCGGAGCGGATTGCTCATCCATGACAGAGCTTATGATGTCCGATTGCCTGGGCTTTTCCGGCTCTGATATTATGTTTTCTTCCAACAACACCCCTGTTGAGGAATTCCAGTATGCGGATAAAATCGGAGGGATCATCAACTTAGATGATATCACTCATATTGAGTTCCTTAAAAAAGCCATCGGACATATTCCGGAGACCATTAGCTGCCGTTATAATCCAGGCGGCATATTTAAGATCAGCAACGATATCATGGATAATCCGGGAGATTCCAAATATGGGATGACAACAGAGCAGATGTTTGAGGCATTCCGCATATTAAAAAGCAATGGGGCCAAGCATTTTGGAATCCATGCATTTTTAGCCAGCAACACGGTGACCAATGAATATTATCCTCTTCTTGCAAAGGTGCTTTTTGAACTTGCCGTAAAGCTTCAAAAGGATACAGGAGCCCATATCTCCTTTATCAATCTGTCAGGAGGGATCGGAATTCCTTATCGTCCGGGGCAGGATGCAAACGACATTAAGGCCATCGGAGAGGGAGTCAGGGAAGTCTATGAAGAAATCCTGGTTCCGGAGGGCATGGGAGATGTGGCCATTTATACGGAGCTTGGACGCTTCATGCTGGGACCTTACGGCGGACTGGTCACAAAGGCTATCCATGAAAAACATACCCACAAGGAATACATCGGCGTGGATGCCTGTGCGGTGAACTTAATGAGGCCGGCCATGTATGGGGCTTACCATCATATCACTGTCATGGGAAAAGAGGGAGATGTGTGCGGCCGCAAATACGATGTGGTGGGATCTCTTTGTGAAAATAATGACAAGTTTGCCATAGACAGAATGCTGCCGGAGATATCCAAAGGCGATCTGCTTTTCATTCACGATACAGGCGCTCACGGTTATGCTATGGGCTATAATTATAACGGAAAATTAAAGTCAGCGGAACTTCTTCTGAAGGAAGACGGGTCTGTCCAGATGATCCGCAGGGCCGAGACTCCTAAGGATTATTTTGCTACCTTTGATTTCTGTGACATATTAAAAGATATGGAATATTAATTTTTACAGAAAAAATGTGTGAAGACAGGAGAGAGGATTTTCGGAAATTCCGGAAATGCCTCTCTTGCTTTTCCTGGCAGAATAGAAAAATCCCTGTGCCACATGACACAGGGGGGATTTTTCTTAGGATTTTCGGATTTCAAAAAGGGTGAAAGGATAATTGATACATTGTGCATTTCTTATGTCATTAGTATAGCACACCGGCTCTAGAAAAGTTTGTATATTGTTTGAATAGATTATGAAGATTTTCTTAATTCATTCGTTTCGCCGAAAAACCGGATGTGACTGGAACAGCGAAAATAAAAGAATTCCCCCGAAATAAAATATTAAAAAAAATAACGGATTTTTTACAACCAGTGATAGGAGTATGATCCCCTAGTGACACAATGAAATTGTACAAACAGTTTCCCGCAGATTATGAATTAACTTATGGATACAGCGTTCATAAGCATTCCGTATGGTGTGTCCGAGGAGCCTTCTTGAGTATATTTCACCGGCATCGTATGGGCCGGACAGCTTTCCGTCGCGGAATCACCGTGGATAAACCTTAAGCCTTGAAGCGGAGAGGGCCAAGCGCTGTTTATTTGCCATATCTCTGTACATGGAAAACTTGAAAATTGATAGCCGGTGATTTTTATGATAAAATGAAAAGGAATATGGGAATGGTCATGAGGAGAATCTATGCACAATAAAGAAATTACTACGAAAGAAAATCTGATGGAAGTGTTGAACTTACTGGACAGCTTAAAGATAAAATATTGGATAGACGGTGGCTGGGGCGTAGATATTTTACTTGGAAGGCAAAACAGGGAACACAGAGACATTGATGTGGATTTTGATGGAATATTTACGGAGGTCTTATTAGAGGTTTTGAAAGAAAAAGGATATAAAGTTGTGACTGATTGGAGTCCGGTACGCATTGAATTGTATCATCCGGATTTAGGGTATATAGATATTCATCCATTGGCCATAAGTGAAGACGGAAGTGCAAAACAGGCCGGATTAAATGATGACTGGTATGATTTCAAGGCAGAATGGTTTACAAAGGCCTTGTTTCAAGATCGGATTATTCCGTGTATTTCGGTGGAAGCTCAGAAAATATTTCACAGTGGCTACGAGCTTAGAGAAGTTGATAAAATTGATATGAAAAACCTGGATAGGCTCATATCAGGGATTGATAAGATGTAAATTAGGAAGATTATGGCTCTTTCTGTGCCGCATGGAGGCTCAGGCTGGGTACAGGCAGCTCATCTTTTATAAAAAATTTATCGAAATTTGTTGGTCGATATGTGCTATTTTTCGTTAATCCTTGGCATATAATAATACTATGGAGGTGAAACATAGCATGGGCAGAACTTGGCATTTATTTCCTGGCATTTATAGAAACAGAAGTATTAGGCATTGTTTAAGAGACCTGGAAAGCAACGAAGATTACACAATATTTTATGATAATGGAATATTCCAGTTTGAGCGGGAGCAAAAAAATAAAAAAGTTGTTTGTGAGATTAGCGTAGGTGCGTTTTATGAGATCTGTAATGGATTAGATGATAAAACGGAGATTGATAATCGAATAAATGATTTTATTCTGCAGCAATTATATCTAAAAGGTGTTGAATTAGAGTGATTTAATATAAAACAGTACATAATTAGAGGAGCGCTGCGATGCCTGATTCTCTCTTTTGAAAACGCCTGTCGTAATTGGAGCGACGGGCGTTTTCTTTTAGTGAATTTTAGTTTATGATGGAAGATATTAAAAGCGGGCAACCGGTATCCGGGGCCCGCTTTTAACGTTGCCATTTGCTGCAATTTGACAGCCTTACACAGGACATATTAAGTATTTTATAATGCTGAAAAATTGTGATAGGTCAGCGCCACATTCTGCCTTTGTTACCACACTTTTGTCATTTGCCTGTGAAGATTGTCATAATGCCATTTCAGCCGTAAAATTTCTAAAAGAGGATGGAGCGGGCCAGTCTGGTGAGCACCTCCTGGCACCGTAGGATATCTTCACAGGGGACAAATTCATCCGGCTTATGGGCCATCTCTAAATCACCCGGGCCATAGGACATGCAGTTGTGGTTGTGAAGCTTTCCTGCAATGACGGCAGTATCCGTATAGCCTGGGAAGAACGTGACAGAAACCGGTTTTCCTGTGGTTTCTTCCGCGGCGGCCTTCAGCGCTTTTAATAAGGGAGAGTTTTCATCCTTTTCAATATAAGGTCTGTCCCCTGTGATGGTATAGGAAGCGGTGATTCCGGGGACAGCCAGGGAAGCTTCACTGATAGCCTGTTCCACTATGGAAACGGCAGAAGCCGTGTCAATGGGCGGGACCAGGCGCATGTCGATCCACACCTTGCAGCGGTCAGGGACTACATAGGGGCGGTATCCACCCTGGATCTGGCCGAATGTGACTGTGGATATGCCCAGATCCTCGTGGGAGGGGCATTCTCCGATTTTGCGTCGTATGGAAGAAATGAGTTCAGCCATGGCTGCAATGGCATCGGCTCCCTTCCAGGGGGTGCTTGCATGGGCCGTTACTCCGGTGATTATGATCTCAAACCAGGTACGCCCTTTATGAGCCACCTGAATCTGTCCGTTGGTAGGCTCCGTATCCAGGACAAAGCTTTTTTCCGTTACCCAGCCTTCTTTTATCACATCTTCAACGCCCCGCATAAAATCCTCTTCATCAACGGTTCCAATGAAAACAAAGGAATGCTTGGGAGTCTTTCCTGATGCCGCTTCTTCTGCAATGGAGGAAAAGGCAGAAAGGGCACAGGCCAGACCGGATTTCATGTCACAGGCTCCCCTTCCGTAGATCTTTCCATCTATGATTTCTGCCCCAAATGGGTCTGCTGTCCAGCCGTCTCCAATGGTCACCGTATCCATATGGCAGATGTAAACAAGGGCAGGGTCATCGATTTCCCCCTGTATTTTTGCCATAATATTATAACGGCCCGGAAGGACCTCCTTTTTTATGACAGGGATGGACAGGGAAGACAGGCTTTTGAAAATATATTCTCCGATATTTTTTTCGTATGCTCCGGGGTCCGTACTGTCGATGCGGATCAGGGCCTGTGTCAGAAAAGTGGCATCGGATTGATGATTTTCCATGATGATGATCTCCTTACTTATTATATTTATCTCCATTATAGAAACGTACTGACAGAAAGTAAATGGTATTCCGGCTAAAAATCTTCTTTTGTATTTTGGGGGAAGAGAAACCTCAAGGGCTAAACCGGAATATCCTAATAAAAAAGGAATCAGGTAATGGACTGTGAATCATGTAAGAGAAGCGATACACTGTGAGGCGGCCCATGGCATGGGCTATACAGGACGTGGAATAGGAGTTGCAGTTCTCGATACGGGGATTTATCTTCATGAGGACTTTGAACATAGAGTGGCGGCTTTTGTAGACATTGTGCACCGCAGAAGGGATACCTATGACGATAACGGTCATGGGACCCACATTTCAGGAATCATCGCAGGGAACGGCAGTGCTTCCGGCGGAACGTATATGGGGGTTGCACCGGAATGTCATATCATCATGCTAAAGGTTTTGGATAAGAAAGGAAACGGCTATGCTTCTGATGTGCTGGCCGGGCTTAAGTGGATCCGTGACAACAGAGAAAGGTATGGGATCAGAATTGTAAATATCTCAGTTGGTTCCTTTTCAAAAAAAGGGATGACAGAAAATTCTGTTCTTGTGCGGGGGGTGAATGCAGCCTGGGATGACGGGCTGGTGGTCTGTGTGGCAGCAGGAAACATGGGACCGGGCATGAACACCATCACCACCCCCGGGATCAGCCGTAAGGTGATCACTGTGGGCTGCTCCGATGATTATAAAGAAGTCAATGTTATGGGAAACCGGATGATCGATTATTCCGGAAGAGGCCCTACCGGTGCCTGCATCTGCAAGCCGGAGATCATTGCTCCGGGCGCAGGGATCATGAGCTGTGCCAATGAAGCGGGACAGTATTTTACCAAAAGCGGGACCTCCATGTCAACGCCCCTGGTATCAGGGGCGATCGCACTTCTTCTACAGAAGTATCCCTATATGAGCAACCGGGACGTAAAGCTGATGTTAAGGGAACGGGCGGTGGATCTGGGGCTTCCCATGAACCAGCAGGGCTGGGGGCTGCTTGATGTGGAGAAGCTTTTGGCGTAACAAGGATATGTGTGAGTGTTATCAGGGCTTCTGCGGGAGAATTTGTACCCGTGGAAGCCTTGATTTTTTTTATGGAAAGTCAAAGGAGGGGCTGCCTGGTATGCCCCTTCTTAAAAAGCTTGCAGCCGTCTTTTATATATGCTATAGTAGTTTTGCAGTCAGAAGGCAATCCGCCTTCCTTTCCATTCAGTTTCAGGCGTTTCGCCGCTATATCCTTAAGGATTAAAAAATTATTTTCAGCCCCACAGGTCAGGAGTGTGATGCATATTGGGCTTAGAAGTATAAAATATTGGTTGACATTTGCCGGGAAGTATACTATGATTATAAACAGAAAAAGAACATTTGTTCGCGTTGGAGGATAACATGAATAAAGATGATAAACTAAAGGCGCTTGATGCCGCCCTTACTCAGATAGAAAAGGCATATGGAAAAGGCTCTGTCATGAAGCTGGGAGATTCAG of the Lacrimispora indolis DSM 755 genome contains:
- a CDS encoding M20 family metallopeptidase, with amino-acid sequence MENHQSDATFLTQALIRIDSTDPGAYEKNIGEYIFKSLSSLSIPVIKKEVLPGRYNIMAKIQGEIDDPALVYICHMDTVTIGDGWTADPFGAEIIDGKIYGRGACDMKSGLACALSAFSSIAEEAASGKTPKHSFVFIGTVDEEDFMRGVEDVIKEGWVTEKSFVLDTEPTNGQIQVAHKGRTWFEIIITGVTAHASTPWKGADAIAAMAELISSIRRKIGECPSHEDLGISTVTFGQIQGGYRPYVVPDRCKVWIDMRLVPPIDTASAVSIVEQAISEASLAVPGITASYTITGDRPYIEKDENSPLLKALKAAAEETTGKPVSVTFFPGYTDTAVIAGKLHNHNCMSYGPGDLEMAHKPDEFVPCEDILRCQEVLTRLARSILF
- a CDS encoding S8 family peptidase, which gives rise to MNHVREAIHCEAAHGMGYTGRGIGVAVLDTGIYLHEDFEHRVAAFVDIVHRRRDTYDDNGHGTHISGIIAGNGSASGGTYMGVAPECHIIMLKVLDKKGNGYASDVLAGLKWIRDNRERYGIRIVNISVGSFSKKGMTENSVLVRGVNAAWDDGLVVCVAAGNMGPGMNTITTPGISRKVITVGCSDDYKEVNVMGNRMIDYSGRGPTGACICKPEIIAPGAGIMSCANEAGQYFTKSGTSMSTPLVSGAIALLLQKYPYMSNRDVKLMLRERAVDLGLPMNQQGWGLLDVEKLLA
- a CDS encoding nucleotidyltransferase domain-containing protein — translated: MHNKEITTKENLMEVLNLLDSLKIKYWIDGGWGVDILLGRQNREHRDIDVDFDGIFTEVLLEVLKEKGYKVVTDWSPVRIELYHPDLGYIDIHPLAISEDGSAKQAGLNDDWYDFKAEWFTKALFQDRIIPCISVEAQKIFHSGYELREVDKIDMKNLDRLISGIDKM